The DNA window GCGCTAGCTGAAAGGAAAAACTCGAGAAGCAGTGTATGATTGTcaaccaaagaaagaaaaaacaggaaagtCCGTGAAGGTCCACACAAATTCAACAAGAGCTTTAACTCATTTCTAAAAGAAACCCtgatttggaaaaaaatattctTGAACGCAGACTTAGAACTGAGTGTGAACGTTGCATCAGTGAGAGCTGAACAAATGAGCCTCACCAGTGTGAGGTGACATCACCATTTCCCAGAGCACCCTGGGAACTTGCACTATTATTATTGATCATCTAAACATACTGTATGGTGCGTCCAAATGACTTTGGACTTGTGACACGTTTCTTTACAAGGGTTACGCCTGTATCTGAATAATATATACAAACTCCAAACCATTAACCTCAGCAGTGTAGCATGTGTCACCTTTGTTCAAGCCTCCTTATATAAATGTACAACTTTAATAcgaaatgaaaaatgtgatgtGAACTTGTTACGATGAGCCCTGAGGAAATGTATggattttaaatgtttctattttgaCTCCATCTCAAATAAAAgctatgcagcagcagcagcattatcGAAGTGTTTATTAAACGGCCACAAATGATCAGAGGAGTCCTCCCACCCACGACGGATAAAGCTGAACCATAAGCCCACGGTCACTGCAAGTCAGAGCGCACGGCTACTGTCACGCCACTTCACATCTCCAAACCACATGGCTGGCGAGCTTAGGCTACACAATGCTGAGCAGTGGGGTGATGGCCCGCCCGGGACATGAACTGTCGAGTCCTTTGTCTTGAGCGCTGCGCTGTAGTGCCAATTATGCGCGTTCCGTTTGATTTGCTATTTTACATGAGCGGTTTTTGCGGTTGCaatgaaaaatagaaacaaaagcacatttcacagtagtatatattttttgttttcctttttgtttgttaaatacATACATAGAACAAGACAAATAGCTTCTACAATGAGGAAAATCTCGCTGGTGCAgtcagtcacaaaaaaaaaaaaaaaagctgttccaCCATTGATGAGTGAATTGTTTTGCTGCTCAAATGGTTTCATCGGCCAACACTGACTTTCAAGCTATGTGAGGCCTTTATTACATCATGGGAGAAACAATGGGTCCCGATCAAGAGTTCGGTTCAAGAGCATCCCCCGCAGATCCCTTCACCAGCAAATAATAGACCTTcgactgtttgtttttgtgggttttcttcaTGTTTCATAGAATTTTATTACCATTTTGAAAAGCTAAACCATTTCCCCCCACTCATCTGACCATAATCATTCAGCTGCTTCTGTcacaaaggagagaaagaaaaaaaaaaaagaagcagtcaTCCAACTCAAACATTTTTATAAAGTCGAAGAAAATACCACTATAAAGTATTACATACTTGAGAAAGATAAGCCTATAACTCTGCAGGTGTCTGCAAATGAGTTTCAATGAATGCACCTTTTCAGGAGGTGCCTCTTTGCGAGGATGCTCTCAGTACTGACATTGAGACTCCTCTCTTGACTACAGGTTGTAGTTGGACCATCCCTGCTGGACTCTGTATACTACGCAAAGTTGGAGGGTCCGAGGTGGGTGGCGGGAAGCCCAAGGCTGTCCAGAGGAGCACTGGGACTCAACCGTAATGCTTAGAATAAAAAGGGCAAGAGGCCAGGGACAGAGGGAAAGGGCCAGAGCAAATGGTCCTGGAAATGCGAACAGCTCCAGGGAACTTCATCCTTACTTGTGAAGAAATGTGCGGTATCAAAAGTAGATCTGCTTGGCATGTGATGGATTCTGCTCCATAGGGCAGTACGGACATTTCAACCTGAGAACAAGGGAGGGGAGTAGGAGAAGAGCAGGAATTTGATTGACAGATAACATACCATATTGGTTGCTTCGGCTGAATAACTATTCATCTAAATTTCTTAATTTACAGAAATCCATTAGTTTGCATTAATTGAACCGTAAAACTGGAGGCTTATAACAAGCTTGCTTTTATGAGAAGTGCTGAATAttctgtttacattttttaaagttgtaAAATGTTGTGAACCAGGATCATGTAataggatttttgttttttaaccaaAGCTAATCTCACAACCTAATCCTACCCTGAACATGTGGATAAATCATTCAAAGCATTGAGCTGTATTGCTGACTTACTTTCCAGCATTAGTCAGTTTGTTGAGGGCATCTCTGGAGATGACGTGCCCACAGATGAGCTTCATGGGAGGATTGCTCTCGGAGGTTTGCTGTCGGAGGATCGGGCAGGCAAACACAGAGTGGTACCAGCACTTCTTCCCAAGGTCGATTTCAATCTACAGGAACAGACATGGTGTGAATCATCTAAGCGGGCAAAGAGGAGCGGGATATGCCACTGGGAAACAGGGAGCGACCTACAGGCAGCTCATCTTTGTGCGTCCAGACTCCGCTGCACTGTCTCTGCTCGATCACCTGCTTGATGTTCATCAGCACTGGCAAGGCCATACAGCCCGATGCAAAACttgcaggaaaaaataaaaacatggcagCATTCATTCAGTCCAGCTGTTTTTGAAATAGTTTAAGCACACCAGCTACATGGTGATGGTACAGGTCATACTTCACTATGAACTGAAAAAATGTACTAGTTAATTGTTTCTACTTTACATTTATTTGCCTCTACTTAATATTTAACTGGAGGCGAATACTGTAAAGGTAATGAGAGAGGAATGTTCACCTAACACTGAGCGGAGACTCTACAGAGAGACCCAGTAAAGCGCAGGCATCCCTGGTGAAGATGTTACAGATCTCGGCCCACTGGTTTGTCTCCAGCAGAGTGCGGTACGGAGAGTTGTCGATGCCGTGACGCAGGTACACCAGACTGCCCATCAGGATCTGAATATCTGCAGCGACAAAAAGGTGCAGGACAAGAACACTAGTCAAGTCTAGTCTTAAGAACATCTTtgttaaaaggaaaagaaggaaaaagtgtCATGTTAAGCATCTTTTGTGTTGTAAGTGTCAGGAGTCACAGTGAGGCGTCACTGTATGCTTCCTACCTCTCTGGTGCTGAGAGGCAAAGGGTTGGAAGTGCCTGGCATACTGCAAGGCCTCCATTTGGTTGTTGATTCCCCCGCTGAGCAGGCTGATGAAGTACAAGCGGTGCAACTTGAACTCTAAACTGCTGTTTAGGTCCAAAAGGCGCTGTCGATTCGACACAGCCCACCTACGGAGACATGAAGTACAGTCAACCTCGGCAACATTGTTAATTCCATCAATCATTGTTCAAAAGGGATTTATTTATCAACGTAAACATTATCTTAATAGAAATTCCTCCAGCATATTTGGACTTTATAAAAGTGGGCAGGCAGTTCACAAAAGTTTGAGTGAGCGAGATGGGAAAAGTAGCTCAATTATATTCGTGTTTCAGCCGTTATATTACAGGGGGGGGTGGTATGTTAGAAGACGAGGTTGTTGGTCTCATTTTCTATATAGTGCCACAACAACAGATTTTATTTAAGGTTACCTTTCCTATAAAACGGGTCAATAACATATTAATGTATTATTAAAAACTAAACAGCCTGGTGTTCATTTTCTTATTTACACAACGGCATCTATTTCTGTCTCTACATGGTTGCACGTTCTGTACTTTCTTTATAGGCCCAATACACTGAATACAACTAATTATCTTGTTCATGTCATTTTCCCATCGTAAATAGAACTGCCAACGGTTGTTGTACCTCTTCTAGTGCATTTTAACGGTAAGCAGCATGAATATCCATCTTTAGCAGTGTGTGAAAATAGTGTGAGTAATTTGATTGTCTTTACAAAGATAATGAGTAGTTAGACACAGATAATAGGGAAAATAGAACATACTCTAGTGCCGGCCTGAGGTCCTGCATCCTTAGAGCTTCAAGGATTCTGTTCAGCTCCAGGAAAGGCTGCTTCATACTCATATCTATAACTACACCAGACTCCTGGAAAACAGATAAGTTGTCAAGAACTCTTAAAATTAATTATACTGACAtatactgacaaaaaaaatgaaaaataatgagtGTACTACCTTAAAAAAGGTAACGCTATCTCAATTTGTAATGATTAATTTCAAATAGAAATGATCTTAAAGCCATTTGGGCTGCATTTACAGCAAAAGGGTTCATGGTTGCTTACCTGACAAAGATCCTCGGCTACACTGAGCATTCCTTGTCTGTAAAGGTGCTCCACAATTGTCTCACTCAaatatttctgtctctctggggTGTCCCACACCGTCTCTGCCACCACAGCACTGATTTCGGCATCAAAATTCTGCAGAGATGCATGTCAAAAGTCAAGTTCATTAAAGGccacttttaaatgttaaaagaaacCTGGTCTCAATGTCCTCACCCTGTCAATTGCTTTGCCCACTTTTGACACACTGCCATGGATGTCCTTGTGTCGGGAGGCTAGCATCTGCACTGTTTCTTTGATATTCTTACAACACTGTGCCATGGTCTGAGATAGGACTGACAAGTCTGCATCCTGTACTCCTGCaagtgagaaaagaaagaaaaaagtcttCATTCTGCATTCCTACAATATTATGTGGCCGATAAATTAAGATGCAGCACGGACAAAGCATAAAAAACAAAGCATCATCTTATTCAGTGTTTCCTCTGGCCCTGACTGACCAGGGGTTAgtagtcactctggtgctctctgccccgctgctgcaAGCTCACATGGACATATTCGCGATGTATATGCATGTCAGTGGGGCACTGCTGTGCGTGAGGGGGTTACACTGTTATTGTAAATACTAAAAACTTTAAAGCGCTCTGAGAATATCTTCATAGTGTTCAGCCAGTGTGT is part of the Pungitius pungitius chromosome 2, fPunPun2.1, whole genome shotgun sequence genome and encodes:
- the rmnd5b gene encoding E3 ubiquitin-protein transferase RMND5B, translated to MEQCACVERELEKVLHRFVMYGHQSEERLDELLRSVCEIRGQLVAFGVQDADLSVLSQTMAQCCKNIKETVQMLASRHKDIHGSVSKVGKAIDRNFDAEISAVVAETVWDTPERQKYLSETIVEHLYRQGMLSVAEDLCQESGVVIDMSMKQPFLELNRILEALRMQDLRPALEWAVSNRQRLLDLNSSLEFKLHRLYFISLLSGGINNQMEALQYARHFQPFASQHQRDIQILMGSLVYLRHGIDNSPYRTLLETNQWAEICNIFTRDACALLGLSVESPLSVSFASGCMALPVLMNIKQVIEQRQCSGVWTHKDELPIEIDLGKKCWYHSVFACPILRQQTSESNPPMKLICGHVISRDALNKLTNAGKLKCPYCPMEQNPSHAKQIYF